A genomic segment from Melanotaenia boesemani isolate fMelBoe1 chromosome 9, fMelBoe1.pri, whole genome shotgun sequence encodes:
- the siae gene encoding sialate O-acetylesterase isoform X2, whose protein sequence is MSVICAAIIFASLRCCDGNLRFASYYGDHMVLQKSPQRAVLWGYGTDGAQVTVSLSGPVPQKTSSAPMTEGIWQVTLDPVVAGGPYNVTAASQNSTVILTDVLFGDIWLCGGQSNMYFKTSQVFNASEELANATKYPHLRTFMAALKMSDTELTDLIQVKLPWSGPTSSVVAEFSAVCWLFGRYMYDYLRYPIGLVESCWGGTPVEAWSSSGALQKCGLKQSEDSPKERNSVLWNAMIHPLLNMTIYGAIWYQGEANADYHQDKYNCSFPAMIDDWRKAFHQGSQEQTAHDFPFGFIQLDTYRINSTDDGFPDIRWHQTADVGFVPNPVMKKTFMAVTFDLPDKTSPYGTIHPRDKQDVAYRLTLGARAVAYDEEDVLFLGPFPKLIWSTETVINITYDQVVSVTPSKDIFEICCSVKRPNESKSQWAPAAIVNWDPTSIQLSATYCQPPDEVTAVRYAWRDWPCDFKACPVYSASRILPAPPFIVNKDPGEGNIWKSSN, encoded by the exons ATGAGTGTAATATGTGCTGCTATAATATTTGCTTCTCTCCGTTGCTGTG ATGGAAACCTGCGCTTCGCCTCCTACTATGGAGACCACATGGTGCTGCAGAAGTCTCCACAGAGAGCTGTGCTGTGGGGATATGGTACTGATGGAGCCCAAGTCACCGTCTCCTTGTCAGGACCAGTACCACAGAAAACCTCATCAGCCCCAATGACAGAag GAATTTGGCAAGTCACCCTTGACCCTGTTGTTGCTGGTGGTCCTTACAATGTGACTGCAGCCTCCCAGAACAGCACAGTTATTCTGACAGATGTGCTGTTTGGAGACATTTGGCTGTGTGGAGGCCAGAGCAATATGTACTTCAAAACATCTCAG GTTTTTAATGCGTCTGAAGAGCTGGCAAATGCAACTAAATATCCTCATCTGAGGACTTTTATGGCAGCTTTGAAAATGAGTGACACTGAGCTGACTGATCTAATCCAGGTGAAGCTGCCCTGGTCTGGGCCCACATCCA GTGTTGTGGCTGAGTTTTCTGCCGTGTGCTGGCTCTTTGGACGTTACATGTATGACTACTTGAGGTACCCCATAGGACTTGTGGAGTCCTGTTGGGGAGGCACACCAGTGGAAGCTTGGTCTTCTTCAGGAGCCCTGCAGAAATGTGGACTAAAGCAAAGTGAGGACAG CCCTAAAGAGAGAAATTCAGTTTTATGGAATGCAATGATCCATCCACTGCTCAACATGACCATCTATGGAGCCATCTGGTATCAAG GAGAGGCAAATGCAGACTACCATCAAGACAAGTACAACTGTTCTTTCCCTGCAATGATTGATGACTGGAGGAAGGCTTTTCACCAGGGTTCACAGGAGCAGACAGCTCACGACTTCCCCTTTGGATTTATTCAA CTTGACACCTACAGAATCAACTCCACTGATGACGGCTTTCCGGACATCCGTTGGCACCAAACAGCAGATGTGGGCTTTGTCCCAAATCCCGTGATGAAGAAAACCTTTATGGCTGTAACGTTCGATTTACCTGATAAAACTTCACCCTACGGCAC aaTCCATCCTCGTGACAAGCAGGATGTAGCTTATAGACTGACACTGGGTGCCAGGGCAGTGGcttatgatgaagaggacgtgCTTTTTCTTGGACCTTTCCCCAAACTAATCTGGTCTACTGAAACAGTCATCAACATTACCTACGACCAGGTGGTCTCTGTcacaccatccaaagacatctTTGAG ATCTGTTGCTCAGTAAAGCGTCCAAACGAGTCAAAGTCCCAGTGGGCTCCAGCTGCCATTGTGAACTGGGATCCAACTTCTATCCAGTTATCTGCCACTTACTGTCAGCCCCCTGATGAAGTCACGGCTGTCCGATATGCCTGGAGAGATTGGCCTTGTGACTTTAAAGCCTGTCCTGTCTACAGCGCCAGCAGGATTTTACCAGCACCTCCTTTTATTGTCAATAAAGATCCAGGTGAAGGAAACATTTGGAAAAGctcaaactga
- the siae gene encoding sialate O-acetylesterase isoform X1: protein MSVICAAIIFASLRCCDGNLRFASYYGDHMVLQKSPQRAVLWGYGTDGAQVTVSLSGPVPQKTSSAPMTEGIWQVTLDPVVAGGPYNVTAASQNSTVILTDVLFGDIWLCGGQSNMYFKTSQVFNASEELANATKYPHLRTFMAALKMSDTELTDLIQVKLPWSGPTSTALPGVVAEFSAVCWLFGRYMYDYLRYPIGLVESCWGGTPVEAWSSSGALQKCGLKQSEDSPKERNSVLWNAMIHPLLNMTIYGAIWYQGEANADYHQDKYNCSFPAMIDDWRKAFHQGSQEQTAHDFPFGFIQLDTYRINSTDDGFPDIRWHQTADVGFVPNPVMKKTFMAVTFDLPDKTSPYGTIHPRDKQDVAYRLTLGARAVAYDEEDVLFLGPFPKLIWSTETVINITYDQVVSVTPSKDIFEICCSVKRPNESKSQWAPAAIVNWDPTSIQLSATYCQPPDEVTAVRYAWRDWPCDFKACPVYSASRILPAPPFIVNKDPGEGNIWKSSN, encoded by the exons ATGAGTGTAATATGTGCTGCTATAATATTTGCTTCTCTCCGTTGCTGTG ATGGAAACCTGCGCTTCGCCTCCTACTATGGAGACCACATGGTGCTGCAGAAGTCTCCACAGAGAGCTGTGCTGTGGGGATATGGTACTGATGGAGCCCAAGTCACCGTCTCCTTGTCAGGACCAGTACCACAGAAAACCTCATCAGCCCCAATGACAGAag GAATTTGGCAAGTCACCCTTGACCCTGTTGTTGCTGGTGGTCCTTACAATGTGACTGCAGCCTCCCAGAACAGCACAGTTATTCTGACAGATGTGCTGTTTGGAGACATTTGGCTGTGTGGAGGCCAGAGCAATATGTACTTCAAAACATCTCAG GTTTTTAATGCGTCTGAAGAGCTGGCAAATGCAACTAAATATCCTCATCTGAGGACTTTTATGGCAGCTTTGAAAATGAGTGACACTGAGCTGACTGATCTAATCCAGGTGAAGCTGCCCTGGTCTGGGCCCACATCCA CTGCACTTCCAGGTGTTGTGGCTGAGTTTTCTGCCGTGTGCTGGCTCTTTGGACGTTACATGTATGACTACTTGAGGTACCCCATAGGACTTGTGGAGTCCTGTTGGGGAGGCACACCAGTGGAAGCTTGGTCTTCTTCAGGAGCCCTGCAGAAATGTGGACTAAAGCAAAGTGAGGACAG CCCTAAAGAGAGAAATTCAGTTTTATGGAATGCAATGATCCATCCACTGCTCAACATGACCATCTATGGAGCCATCTGGTATCAAG GAGAGGCAAATGCAGACTACCATCAAGACAAGTACAACTGTTCTTTCCCTGCAATGATTGATGACTGGAGGAAGGCTTTTCACCAGGGTTCACAGGAGCAGACAGCTCACGACTTCCCCTTTGGATTTATTCAA CTTGACACCTACAGAATCAACTCCACTGATGACGGCTTTCCGGACATCCGTTGGCACCAAACAGCAGATGTGGGCTTTGTCCCAAATCCCGTGATGAAGAAAACCTTTATGGCTGTAACGTTCGATTTACCTGATAAAACTTCACCCTACGGCAC aaTCCATCCTCGTGACAAGCAGGATGTAGCTTATAGACTGACACTGGGTGCCAGGGCAGTGGcttatgatgaagaggacgtgCTTTTTCTTGGACCTTTCCCCAAACTAATCTGGTCTACTGAAACAGTCATCAACATTACCTACGACCAGGTGGTCTCTGTcacaccatccaaagacatctTTGAG ATCTGTTGCTCAGTAAAGCGTCCAAACGAGTCAAAGTCCCAGTGGGCTCCAGCTGCCATTGTGAACTGGGATCCAACTTCTATCCAGTTATCTGCCACTTACTGTCAGCCCCCTGATGAAGTCACGGCTGTCCGATATGCCTGGAGAGATTGGCCTTGTGACTTTAAAGCCTGTCCTGTCTACAGCGCCAGCAGGATTTTACCAGCACCTCCTTTTATTGTCAATAAAGATCCAGGTGAAGGAAACATTTGGAAAAGctcaaactga